The genomic stretch GGATACTTGTAGTTCTTTTAtcgtactcttttattttggatGATTGTAATTGGCCATAAAGCCGCTACTTGCTTTCAGGTACTATGTTTGAGACTTTTAGACATAAGCTTTGAATAGGTGATGGAGTATAAAAATGGTTGCAGGTATGATCCTTGATGAATTACTGTTTGATGTCAAAAATTTGCTTTCTGACCTGGAAAACACGACCGAGTATAATGGCATAATCGGCCGAGTatcgcttactcgaccgagtacactaaTATACTCGGCCGAGCACCCGGATAATACACTCTTCGTTATTTGAGTTTTTTATAAACGCAAGGGGGTAACTCTTTTGATACGTGTATGCTTCAATACCTTACTAATGTATTCGGATTTTATGAGATGCGCCTTGTATATATGATCGTGACATATGATTGAGTCTGAAATGCGACGGTAATAGTAATATCAGATGTGGTTATGGGCAATAGTGGTAGTCAGAGTTGATCAAGGGCCACGGCGTCTGCATACTTCTTGCATTCCTCTAATCTTGCTGTGTGTTTTGTCTCTTTGAGTTGGATACATAAGGTGGTTGTTTACATACGTATGGATGTGCGGTACTATCTTATACTAGAGAATATGCTCTATAATTGTTGTCATCTTGCATATGGTTGACCTTAGGGGATGGGTagaatgaacttcggggacgaagttcctttttacaGGGGTAGATAACATCGTGATAGAAAAGTTCTAAAAGTTCTAAAGAGTTGACCAAAGTTCCTCTATGCTTCACCTTTTCTTTTATGATATCTTCGTTTCGTTTAACTTTCATGCTATGAGTCGTCATGAACTTAACTTATGTAGTTGATGCTATAGTTGGGTAGTGGTGACACTTTGTATTTGTCGGAGTCTTGTCAAAACCTTTAACTTCATTGATGTCTTATGTATTCCAAACTTTGGAGTGGCGTTCCTTGTTGTGAAATGATAGGTCTTTTCTTAGGTATGCTGTCGTTGCATTTGGGAAATATGGGTTGatcttcgaggacgaagttccttttaagggggaagactgtaatacccgccctgtttatGGATCCTTTTGACCGACATTTGACCACAAAAGATCATAGGAGGGGACAGGCGAGAGGATAAAGGAGCTATGTAAtggtttactcgacctagtaggggaTACTCCACAAAGTGgtggtaacactcgaccgagtagggcttactcgtccgagtatgagagtactcgaccgagtatagccgcTGTTGAGGCATTactataaaacgcaagttcgtaTGTCTTAATTCATTTTCGACAGTTCCCTTTCTCTCTAACCCTAATATATCTCTCTCTCACGTATCACCCACCTCTCCTTACACTCTcatctagcctagacactaaccaTGGAAGGGGATTGGTTTATATGTGGAGTATTCAAGTAATAATGTCATCGTTGTCGACTTCGGTACGTGTCTCAAGGATTCGTCTCGGAGTCTTGCCTGACTAGttgttggatgcattttcatggattagcgataaggtagggtttccatactcagtttactgtttaattgttataagatTATGTTGTAATTGTTGCACGATTGATTATCTTCTGattgttgttggagttggtgtgggtgttgtgatggttgttggtgatgttcgcgaggtgcgtcctcggctgagtggagtcacttacgggagtgacttcacgccctagtttcgccctctgtggaacccgctacaagaggggatgtgcacattaatgaacagggttatcgctcgttgatgagcgaggcttaaatgggtacggctgcggtcccccactggcaggtctacacactttagtgtgtagtcggttacttgTTGTGATTGGGAGTTCGAGGTGGATGATGATCGACTATCTGTCTTTTCGTACTTATCTTATTTTATTATATAGTAAACTGACCctgtgttgtgttttcaaaactgtggtgatccattcggggatggtgagcagttggtttagcggGTACAGTTGGTCTTGTTGCTTGCGGGgttggaagggaatcgagtcatcacgctaccagagTAGATGTCCTTGGCACTTATGTCTAGTAGTCTTTGTAGTTATCACGCTGTATCTTGCTACGTTGTTCTACGCTGTAAAGACTTAAGttatttaataaatgttcttttattgtttatttaatatactacctcgggtaaccgagatggtaataccaTCATACACcatggtggtccttggtaaggcaccttggtgtacgggggtgttacattaaACCCTCTTGTCCCaataattaactcaatctcaactcattactccatctCATTCATTACTCCGTCTGATAATATAATATTCCAAAGTAACCACATATCATATTTTCATCGTCGATCCTAAGACAAGGACAatgggtgagtgaactggcggataaaccgcgaaacaatatttctaTCTAAATATCGATTATAAACTCAAATAACTAAATAACCATGGTCAAATTGGACCGTAAAATATAATTCGGCACGCAAGCCCcgtaactcataactcaataccagtatccaatattccattaaaggaactgcttaaCACTTAAAGTACAAGACTTTAAGCTACTCACCCGCGAGTCAAGTTTAAAggaaacaataataaaaacacattacgaaaatgacacaccctcatactcacaatggctaagagtatttggcttactcaacctcatatattcttcatcaaataccacactttcatactcacaagagctcaaggagattggctcttcccacttcacatcttctacatcaaaggtcattacctcaaattcacattcatgatcaatgcttAAGAATTCGTGAGGAGTGGTTGGTTGGGTTGCCTTCATTGGGGAAATTTGAATTACCAACTCCTCActttgggtaacaatgctttgaagaacattgtttctattttgtctctcttctagcatttgtgtgaaggagttttgttgatctcccatcatttagagaaccatattttgaatgtcaaagttatGCTCATCTTCCTGTTATGTGTGGGATTGAAAGTGGTTATATTGCGGCATTTGTAATTGGTTACAAAGCGGgtcttgggtgggtggttgttgaggATATTGGACGTGGGATTTTTGGTGGGGAAAGTCGGGGTAGTAGTTAagactttcattgtatgagtagtaaggtagatttgtgttgacttgcttctcaaactccccatacccattgtagtcatactcaaaacaTCCACCACaaactccatgtaccaagtcttgggtcattatcatagccaagataaagatacaactacaaacatggaaactacaataaaacggtaaaaatGATCTTGAGGAACAAGTTACTCAATGTTAAAGCACAatcaaaaatagacaaacaagtaagaacttaatcacaaaacaccgtccccgggaacgacgccattttgatgagcgTGAGTCGTCGTccaccatcaaacacatttataatctcaacaaacaattagttagtggttaagtcgaggtcaatCCACGAGACAgtgtgttttgggttctaagtctatctatctcaatttatgctagtgtcacaatttgtttgggttgaTGGTTCTAAACTAAAGGAAGAAATAAAAACCAATGAAatgtaaaacaagcaataaaaacaAGGGTGTGATCAAATGATAAACAATAttagggaatcatgggatcatgGGGGGATCATGGTGAGATCAAACAaataagtttcatagatgcaagcaattattattgttggaatcaataTAGTGTATATCTTACGATTTCTAGAGGAAATGTAGGTCTCGGagtcgagtcggtcaagactttacaacacctacaggtcgacttggttttccctatttaTGGTgggataacataaatgagtcctaggaagatttgggtccccgagccgagtcggtcaagactttacaacacctacaagtcgacttagttcttcccaatcaactatatgcatggtctaacaagccttgagttggtttatgtcttacaagtcttgttgaaaggataagagaaacatgctaggttgtcaatcaagcatttcatcaaaaatgcactactacaaatgagcacttgggccatggctaaattcgtggcgcaagtgttaaatttccgtggctaaatcatttggccacgagaataccttccgtgacgcaagtggccgtggcaaacagatagccacgggaaaaacaagaacgtggctgacactgttggagtaagtgtcctcaacaatagtgcgatcacatgattaaacatcataattaaatctcataataagaatacgtaagggatgattcattatatagtcaactgatcaacattaatcgataatgattggctaactagagtttgacattactgtcgtttaacggtggtgattagttgatcccttaaggtcacacctatatgacAATTCCATTAATAgataagttaattagttgtataatgatacaagttaattaattccttaaaaatttaacaaattatatttgtgagtgagaatttgtatcttattgtaattcgattaaataagattcattttagtaattaatatgttatattactaaaattgattattgtttatgaaataattaagataagaatgaatggttaattataattacaaaatactgtgaattatattaacttgACCAATTTTATACACAAGTAATTATGTATTACTAGTAAATTTGTTATTTGTGTTGTAAATGTAGTAAGAATAAGAAATATATTAGGGCAAATATTTCTTACTTCTTATAAGTTAGATGCCATTGTATCCAAGCCCTATAAATATAGAGGCTATGTCATTTGTTCATTACACAATTTAATAAGAAACTCATTCTCTTCTTTCTTAGTTTATAACACGTTATCAGCATGTAACTCAACGTATTGAGCGATGTCGAACCTTTCAAAGTTAGAATTTTTGGCTCTTGACATATCGGGCAAGAATTATTTATCATGGATTTTGGATGCTGAAATCCACCTCAAGGCCGACTCTCTTGGTAACACCATCATTGAAGGGAACGAAGCATCCCCTGAGGATCGTTCTAAGGCTTTGATTCTCCTTCGTCGTCACCTTGACGAATCTCTAAAGGAACAGTATCTAATGGTGAAAGATCCGTATACTCTGTGGATGGAACTAAAAGGTCGTTTTGACCATCAAAAATCGGTTATCCTTCCACGTGCAAGGTACGAATGGATGCATCTTCGTCTACAAGATTTCAAAAGTTTCATTGAATATAATTCAGCACTTTTCCAGATTGTTTCTCGTTTGAAATTATGCGGAGAAACTATCACTGATTCTGACCTTTTGGAGAAAACTTTTTCAACCTTTCATGCTTCAAACTTGGTTCTCCAACAACAATATAGAGAGCGCCAGTTCAAAAAGTATTCTGAGCTCATCTCTTGTCTATTAGTTGCTGAACAGAACAATGAGTTACTAATGCAAAATCACCAAACTCATCCCACAGGCTCAGCGCCTATTCATATTATTGAAGCAAATGCCACTGTTGCTGAAAAAGGTGGGAAAAGGCATGAACATGGGTTAGGCCCTAAAAAATTCATTAACAAAAAGAAGGTTGGCTCTAGTTCTTATCAAAAGAAGGGGAAGAAAAATAAAACTATATGTCATCGATGTAGCTCACAAGGACATTGGGAAAATGTTTGTCGTACTCCAAAACATCTTGTTGATCTCTATAAGGCTTCGATCCAAGCAAAAAATGTTGAAACCAATTTTGCTCAGTTTGACGTGCCAAATGAAAATGCCCATTTTGATCTCCCTGATCTCAAGGCCACGGCAAATCATAACGAATTTGATGACATTGATGCTTTCATTGGCGATGTTTAAGCCCATTACTAGAacttaatgtttttttttttcaataaatGACCATGTTTGTCTTGGTCTAGGaagatttgttgttgttgttttttttttttttgtcttttctttCGGACAATTAATTTTACCTAGTGAGTTAATTTGTTATTCTTCTTAGAAATGAAATTTGATTTTGTTCCACAATTTTATTATCTCACCTtctagtttttttttcttttataactattattattattattcattcattcatattttcattttctttcttcTTAAAGGAGGATGGATATTGCTAGTAAAAGGTTACTAGCAAATGACGAAGATATTTGTCTTGTAGATAGTGCAACAACACATACAATTCTCCGTGATAAACGATTTTTCTCCCATTTAACATTAGCCACGACAAATGTTAATACTGTATCAGGGACATCAAACATAATTGAGGGCTATGGAAAAGCATCTCTCATGTTACCAAATGGTACAAATATCCATATTCATGAGGCCTTATACTCAAAAAGATCTGAGCGAAACTTGTTGAGTTTTAAAGATATCCGTCTTAATGGATATCATCTTGAGACAACAACTGAGGCTAACATAGAGTACCTATGTATTACAAAAATTATCTCGGGAAATAAAGAATTAttagaaaaacttcctggattGCCCTCAGGATTATATCATACTACCTTAATTGAATCACATCTTATTGTGAAACATTCAAAAACCCATGATTCCAATATTTTTAAAATTTGGCATGACCGATTAGGTCACCCAGGAAAGACAATGATGCGTCGAATTGTAAAAAATTCGCATGGACATCCCTTAAAGAGTTTGAAAATCTTATCCACTGATGATTGTCCATGTGATGCCTGTTATCAAGGAAAATTAATAATCAGACCATCTTTAACCAAAGTTGGTGTTGAATCTCCTAATTTCCTACAACGAATTCAAGGCGATATATGTGGACCTATTCACCCCAGCAGTGGACCATTTCGCTATTTTATGGTTCTAATTGATGCTTCAACAAGGTGGTCTTATGTTTGTCTACTTTCAACTCATACTGTCGTATTTGCAAGACTTCTTGCACAAATTATTAGACTACGAGCTCAATTTCCAGATTTTAATATTAAATCTATTAGTCTTGACAATGCTGGTGAATTTACATCTAAAACATTTGATGAATATTGTATGTCAATAGGTATTAGTGTTGAACACCCAGTTGCCCACGTGCACACTCAGAATGGTATGGCAGAGAGTTTTATAAAACGATTACAATTGATTTCCCGTCCATTAATTTTAAGGTCGAAGTTACCATTCTCAACGTGGGGCCATGCAATATTACATGCAGCATCACTAGTACATATACGACCAACCAGCTATCAACAATACTCTCCCGTACAACTTGTATTTGGGCATCAACCAAATATATCCCATCTTAGAACTTTTGGTTGTGCAGTGTATGTCCCAATAGCTCCACCGCAGCGAGCAAAAATGGTTCCTCAACGTAGACTCGGTATATATGTTGGATATGATTCTCCATCCATCATCAGATACTTAGAAACCCTAACAGGAGATGTTTTTAAAGCAAGATTTGCTGATTGCAAATTCGATGAGTCAAATTTCCCATCGTTAGAGGGAGAAAAACTAAAGTTTGAGGAATATCGTGAAATTTCATGGAATACACCAACATTAGCCCATTTTGATCCTCGTACAAAACAATGTGAGCTTGAAGTTCAAAAGATCATACATTTGCAGAATATTGCTAATAAAATGCCTGATGCATTTACTGATACGGGAAGGGTGACAAAATCGCATATACATGTTGCAAATGCTCCAGCAAAAGTACGTATCCCAGAAGGAGATCATGATAATATAAATGACTCCAAGCCACGTTTAAAGCGTGGTCGACCTCTTGGTGCAAAAGATTCAGTTCCGCGAAAAAGGAAAATAGGAGTCGTCATTTCGGGAAAAGACGATCTTTCTGAAAATTTAATTGAACAATCAATTGCGAATGAACAAATTGCACCACAAGAGGAACATGTACCAACTCAAAACAATGAAATACCTATAAATTATGCTGGTACGAAACAAAACTGGGATAGGAATAAAATTACTCCCGATAATGAGTTTGCTTTTACCATTGCTCTAAATACAATAGAGCATATTGATGACCCTGAACCACAATCCGTCGAAGAATGCCAAAATAGAAATGATTGGCCAAAGTGGGAGGAAGCAATCCAAGCGGAGTTTAACTCAATAACAAAGAGAAAAGTTTTTGGTCCAATTGTTGAAACTCCTAAAAGTATAAAACCCGTCGGATACAAGTGGGTATTTGTACGAAAACGCAATGAAAAGAATGAAATCATGAGATATAAAGCTCGATTAGTTGCTCAAGGTTTT from Silene latifolia isolate original U9 population chromosome 2, ASM4854445v1, whole genome shotgun sequence encodes the following:
- the LOC141641143 gene encoding uncharacterized protein LOC141641143: MSNLSKLEFLALDISGKNYLSWILDAEIHLKADSLGNTIIEGNEASPEDRSKALILLRRHLDESLKEQYLMVKDPYTLWMELKGRFDHQKSVILPRARYEWMHLRLQDFKSFIEYNSALFQIVSRLKLCGETITDSDLLEKTFSTFHASNLVLQQQYRERQFKKYSELISCLLVAEQNNELLMQNHQTHPTGSAPIHIIEANATVAEKGGKRHEHGLGPKKFINKKKVGSSSYQKKGKKNKTICHRCSSQGHWENVCRTPKHLVDLYKASIQAKNVETNFAQFDVPNENAHFDLPDLKATANHNEFDDIDAFIGDV